A segment of the Candidatus Pelagisphaera phototrophica genome:
CTGGTTCACGGGAGTCGAAAGGGAAGAAGCGACGACGATCGGAGCCATTTCTGATAAAATCGAAATTCGAGAAGGTGAATTCGTAGAGAATCCCGCCATGGCTGCTGGCCTTAGAATCGGCGATAAGATTCTCAGCATCGATGGCGAGGAAATCAGATCTTTTGAAGACATATTCATAAGCATCGCTCTTGGTTCAGGGGTTACAGAAGACGGCAAACGCAAGGCCATAATTACGTATCTAAGAAATGGGGAGGTTTTCACGACAAACGTAAATCCCGTCCTCAACCCTGATCACGAATTGCGCATGATCGGGATCAATCCGAATCGGACGACTTACCTGTCTAGTTTAACCGAGGGCTTTCCCGCCAAGGAAGCCGGACTTTTTCCGGGAGACACCATTAAGAAAATTGATGGCGTAACGATCTACGGTCCCCAGCACTTAACTACAGTTATCCGTGAGTCCCAAGGCACGCCGCTTCGATTCACTATCGAAAGGGAAGGATCTGAAGGAATCGAGACGATGGAGATCGTCGTCACTCCGGTCTTGTCGAAATTCAACCTTTCCGAGGAACAGTTTTATGCAATTGGAGCAGGCCTGGGAGCCATGATCGAACGCTACACCGCTCACATCAACCCTATCGCACTGTCTATCGACGTGGTAAAACGTACCTACCAGACTTTGAGATCACTCATAAGCCAAGGTTCTGATGCCAAGCTAAAGGACATGTCCGGACCTGTTGGAATCACCAACATTATCGTTAAAACTGCAGCGATCGGCATCGTTAGAGTCATGGAGATCGCGCTCATGATCAACATCAGCCTCGCCATATTCAACCTACTCCCAATACCGGTTCTCGACGGTGGGCACATCGCGTTTGCCACAATCGCCAAGATAACCGGAAAACCCATACCGCCCAATTTCGCTGCCACGATCCAAGGAAGCTTCATGATATTGCTTTTCTCGTTCATGCTGTACGTCACATTCCATGACGTCGGCAGACTCTTTACGAGAGAGCCGGAAACCAACAGCCAACCTGTCAGACTGATAAAGGTTGAAGACGCTCCGGCATAGATGGCCGAATCGACGCATTGTATTCAATGAGTTCCTATTGCTCGTCTCGATTCGCTACGATCCGACGACCCAGTCGCGAAGTATCTGTCGGAGAGATCGGAGTTGGGGGAATCAATCCCGTCCGAGTTCAGTCGATGACGACGACAAACACTCAGGACGTCGAGGCTACTGTTAAGCAGGCTATTGATCTCGCCGAAGCGGGATGCGAGATCATCCGCATAACAGCCCCCAACAAGAGTGCGGCTCGAGCCCTAAAAGACATCCACACCC
Coding sequences within it:
- the rseP gene encoding RIP metalloprotease RseP gives rise to the protein MENLFSIISDWAWAALMVVLFFGGSIFVHELGHFLAAKWRGLHIERFSIGFGPRLFGWKKDGIDYRVSLLPLGGYVALPQLADMKGIEGENSVDLIELPPISYASKVIVSVAGAVFNILFALVLGLILWFTGVEREEATTIGAISDKIEIREGEFVENPAMAAGLRIGDKILSIDGEEIRSFEDIFISIALGSGVTEDGKRKAIITYLRNGEVFTTNVNPVLNPDHELRMIGINPNRTTYLSSLTEGFPAKEAGLFPGDTIKKIDGVTIYGPQHLTTVIRESQGTPLRFTIEREGSEGIETMEIVVTPVLSKFNLSEEQFYAIGAGLGAMIERYTAHINPIALSIDVVKRTYQTLRSLISQGSDAKLKDMSGPVGITNIIVKTAAIGIVRVMEIALMINISLAIFNLLPIPVLDGGHIAFATIAKITGKPIPPNFAATIQGSFMILLFSFMLYVTFHDVGRLFTREPETNSQPVRLIKVEDAPA